Proteins from a genomic interval of Corythoichthys intestinalis isolate RoL2023-P3 chromosome 3, ASM3026506v1, whole genome shotgun sequence:
- the lhx2b gene encoding LIM/homeobox protein Lhx2b isoform X1, whose translation MDILAFRSEENSYNILPSAATMLFHGLPGGDVHGVVEEMDRRGKSESAAISSAIDMGESETAMPCMTTERVALCAGCGRKIADRYYLLAVDKQWHMRCLKCCECKLNLESELTCFSKDGSIYCKEDYYRRFSVQRCARCHLGISASEMVMRARDLVYHLNCFTCTTCSKMLTTGDHFGMKDNLVYCRLHFETLIQGDYQTHFNHADVVPHKGLSPANTLGLSYFNGVGTVQKGRPRKRKSPGPGAELAAYNAALSCNENDSESMDRDSQYSTSQKTKRMRTSFKHHQLRTMKSYFAINHNPDAKDLKQLAQKTGLTKRVLQVWFQNARAKFRRNLLRQESTGGDKTSDGSTLQGGTPSGPASEISNASMSPSSTPTTLTDLTNPTMPTVTSVLTSVAGSMDVHECRSPSQTTLTSLF comes from the exons AATGGACCGGAGAGGAAAGAGCGAGTCAGCGGCCATCAGCTCAGCTATCGATATGGGCGAGTCGGAGACG GCCATGCCGTGCATGACAACAGAGCGCGTGGCCCTGTGCGCAGGTTGTGGAAGGAAGATCGCGGACCGCTACTACCTGCTGGCCGTGGACAAACAGTGGCACATGCGCTGTCTCAAATGCTGTGAATGCAAACTCAACCTGGAGTCTGAGCTCACCTGCTTTAGCAAGGACGGCAGCATCTATTGCAAGGAGGACTATTACAG AAGATTTTCTGTGCAGAGATGCGCTAGGTGCCATCTCGGCATTTCTGCCTCGGAGATGGTGATGCGTGCCCGGGACCTGGTTTACCACCTCAACTGCTTCACCTGCACGACCTGCAGCAAGATGCTGACCACCGGGGACCACTTTGGCATGAAGGACAATCTGGTGTACTGTCGGCTGCACTTTGAGACTCTCATCCAAGGGGACTATCAGACACATTTTAACCACGCAGATGTGGTTCCACACAAGGGCCTGAGCCCGGCCAACACGCTCGGACTATCCTACTTTAACGGTGTGGGAACAGTTCAGAAAGGCCGACCAAGGAAGAGGAAGAGCCCTGGACCAGGAGCAGAGCTGGCAGCTTATAACGCAG CACTGAGCTGCAATGAGAATGACAGCGAGTCCATGGACAGGGACTCCCAATATAGCACCAGTCAGAAGACCAAGCGAATGAGGACGTCCTTCAAGCACCACCAATTGAGAACCATGAAGTCCTACTTTGCCATCAACCATAACCCAGACGCTAAGGACCTCAAGCAGCTCGCCCAGAAGACAGGCCTCACCAAGCGCGTCTTACAG GTGTGGTTCCAAAACGCTCGGGCCAAATTCAGGAGGAATCTTCTTAGACAAGAAAGCACTGGTGGAGACAAGACGTCCGACGGCTCCACACTGCAGGGTGGGACGCCATCAGGCCCAGCCTCTGAAATCTCAAATGCCTCCATGAGCCCTTCCAGCACCCCCACCACCCTCACAGACTTAACCAACCCCACAATGCCCACAGTCACCTCTGTGCTTACCTCAGTCGCAGGCAGCATGGACGTCCATGAGTGTAGGAGCCCATCACAGACCACACTGACTAGCCTTTTCTGA
- the lhx2b gene encoding LIM/homeobox protein Lhx2b isoform X2 produces MDILAFRSEENSYNILPSAATMLFHGLPGGDVHGVVEEMDRRGKSESAAISSAIDMGESETAMPCMTTERVALCAGCGRKIADRYYLLAVDKQWHMRCLKCCECKLNLESELTCFSKDGSIYCKEDYYRFSVQRCARCHLGISASEMVMRARDLVYHLNCFTCTTCSKMLTTGDHFGMKDNLVYCRLHFETLIQGDYQTHFNHADVVPHKGLSPANTLGLSYFNGVGTVQKGRPRKRKSPGPGAELAAYNAALSCNENDSESMDRDSQYSTSQKTKRMRTSFKHHQLRTMKSYFAINHNPDAKDLKQLAQKTGLTKRVLQVWFQNARAKFRRNLLRQESTGGDKTSDGSTLQGGTPSGPASEISNASMSPSSTPTTLTDLTNPTMPTVTSVLTSVAGSMDVHECRSPSQTTLTSLF; encoded by the exons AATGGACCGGAGAGGAAAGAGCGAGTCAGCGGCCATCAGCTCAGCTATCGATATGGGCGAGTCGGAGACG GCCATGCCGTGCATGACAACAGAGCGCGTGGCCCTGTGCGCAGGTTGTGGAAGGAAGATCGCGGACCGCTACTACCTGCTGGCCGTGGACAAACAGTGGCACATGCGCTGTCTCAAATGCTGTGAATGCAAACTCAACCTGGAGTCTGAGCTCACCTGCTTTAGCAAGGACGGCAGCATCTATTGCAAGGAGGACTATTACAG ATTTTCTGTGCAGAGATGCGCTAGGTGCCATCTCGGCATTTCTGCCTCGGAGATGGTGATGCGTGCCCGGGACCTGGTTTACCACCTCAACTGCTTCACCTGCACGACCTGCAGCAAGATGCTGACCACCGGGGACCACTTTGGCATGAAGGACAATCTGGTGTACTGTCGGCTGCACTTTGAGACTCTCATCCAAGGGGACTATCAGACACATTTTAACCACGCAGATGTGGTTCCACACAAGGGCCTGAGCCCGGCCAACACGCTCGGACTATCCTACTTTAACGGTGTGGGAACAGTTCAGAAAGGCCGACCAAGGAAGAGGAAGAGCCCTGGACCAGGAGCAGAGCTGGCAGCTTATAACGCAG CACTGAGCTGCAATGAGAATGACAGCGAGTCCATGGACAGGGACTCCCAATATAGCACCAGTCAGAAGACCAAGCGAATGAGGACGTCCTTCAAGCACCACCAATTGAGAACCATGAAGTCCTACTTTGCCATCAACCATAACCCAGACGCTAAGGACCTCAAGCAGCTCGCCCAGAAGACAGGCCTCACCAAGCGCGTCTTACAG GTGTGGTTCCAAAACGCTCGGGCCAAATTCAGGAGGAATCTTCTTAGACAAGAAAGCACTGGTGGAGACAAGACGTCCGACGGCTCCACACTGCAGGGTGGGACGCCATCAGGCCCAGCCTCTGAAATCTCAAATGCCTCCATGAGCCCTTCCAGCACCCCCACCACCCTCACAGACTTAACCAACCCCACAATGCCCACAGTCACCTCTGTGCTTACCTCAGTCGCAGGCAGCATGGACGTCCATGAGTGTAGGAGCCCATCACAGACCACACTGACTAGCCTTTTCTGA